One window of the Labilibaculum sp. genome contains the following:
- a CDS encoding DUF1987 domain-containing protein codes for MNSLIIEGSPKTPNINFDGDKGSFLISGRSIPENSLDFYKPIIEWLDTYISEPKQATIVNIRLEYFNTSSSKCLLDVFKKLEIIFKRGQKVGINWYYEADDEDMLEAGEDYQSIVKIPFTMIEEEE; via the coding sequence ATGAATTCACTTATTATAGAAGGCAGCCCTAAAACACCAAACATAAATTTTGATGGAGATAAAGGTTCCTTTCTTATTTCCGGACGATCAATTCCAGAGAATTCCTTAGATTTTTATAAGCCAATTATTGAGTGGCTTGATACATATATTAGCGAACCAAAGCAAGCAACGATTGTAAATATCAGACTTGAGTATTTTAATACCAGCTCTTCGAAATGCTTGCTGGATGTCTTTAAAAAGCTTGAAATTATATTTAAGCGCGGGCAAAAGGTTGGAATTAACTGGTATTATGAAGCGGATGATGAAGATATGTTGGAAGCTGGTGAAGATTATCAGTCTATTGTTAAGATTCCATTTACAATGATAGAAGAAGAAGAATAG
- a CDS encoding THUMP domain-containing protein translates to MKTDSGKFRLIAKTFQGLEEVLFHELEQLGAEEIRILKRAVSFVGDKSLIYKANLHLRTATRVLKPIHKFNAKDTDELYKGIQEIDWSEYITHRETIAIDSTVSSEDFKHSKFVTYRVKDAIVDQFFDKIGDRPNVRVVNPTLRINIHIDKNTCTVSLDSSGESLHKRGYRVAETAAPLNEVMAAGMILLSDWDKKMNFIDPMCGSGTLLIEAALIAYNIPPGLYRKEFAFQKWKEYDEDMWEDIYNEETEVEFEGKIMGSDISDKAVEIAEANIRNAGLRRKIDLKITPFQQFIPPAEKGLMITNPPYGERLKIKDLEGLYSMIGERLKHNFAGYDAWILSYSEECFHSIGLRPSRKITLFNGPLECKFQKYSMFDGKKSDKYKKN, encoded by the coding sequence TTGAAAACAGACTCGGGTAAATTCAGATTAATTGCAAAAACCTTTCAAGGTTTAGAGGAAGTATTGTTTCATGAATTGGAGCAATTAGGTGCAGAAGAGATTAGAATCTTAAAGCGAGCCGTGAGCTTTGTTGGAGATAAAAGCTTAATTTATAAAGCGAATCTTCATTTAAGAACAGCAACCCGAGTTCTTAAACCAATACATAAATTTAATGCCAAGGATACAGATGAGTTGTACAAAGGAATTCAGGAGATAGACTGGAGCGAGTATATTACACATCGTGAAACAATTGCGATTGACAGTACCGTAAGTTCCGAAGATTTCAAACACTCTAAGTTTGTAACCTACCGTGTAAAAGATGCTATTGTTGATCAATTTTTCGATAAAATTGGAGATCGTCCCAATGTTCGGGTGGTTAATCCAACCTTAAGAATTAATATTCACATCGATAAAAATACCTGTACTGTTTCTCTTGATAGCTCGGGAGAATCATTACACAAGCGAGGATATCGTGTTGCAGAAACGGCAGCTCCCCTTAATGAAGTTATGGCTGCAGGTATGATTCTACTATCTGATTGGGATAAAAAAATGAATTTTATTGATCCTATGTGTGGTTCGGGTACGCTTTTAATCGAAGCCGCTCTTATTGCATACAATATTCCTCCTGGATTGTATCGTAAAGAATTTGCTTTTCAAAAATGGAAAGAATACGACGAAGATATGTGGGAAGATATTTATAACGAAGAAACTGAAGTGGAGTTCGAAGGGAAAATAATGGGCTCAGACATTTCTGATAAAGCAGTGGAGATTGCAGAAGCAAATATTAGAAATGCAGGCTTGCGTAGAAAAATTGATTTGAAAATTACTCCATTCCAACAGTTTATTCCTCCAGCAGAAAAAGGTTTAATGATTACAAATCCACCTTATGGCGAGAGATTGAAGATCAAAGATTTGGAAGGATTGTATTCTATGATTGGAGAGCGTTTAAAGCATAATTTTGCCGGATATGATGCATGGATATTGAGTTACTCTGAAGAGTGTTTTCACAGCATTGGATTGCGTCCTTCCCGAAAAATAACTCTATTCAACGGTCCATTAGAATGTAAATTTCAAAAATATTCAATGTTTGATGGAAAAAAGAGCGATAAATATAAAAAGAATTAA
- a CDS encoding SiaB family protein kinase, translated as MNFDLNQWYSEKIDEDAIFDYMGRIEDEDVTGILQSIEQILKDRNEAPKLFKKIFNVLVELVQNLHHHGEVPSDLDVAYEKFGVLILRDEGNQYRICAGNFIKIDGLRLIRDRIDQINTLSSTETQSLYRIILRNDQFSEKGGGGLGMVDIARKSGNNMEYQFFQYNPNFLFLAIDVII; from the coding sequence ATGAACTTTGATTTAAACCAATGGTATTCTGAAAAAATAGATGAAGATGCTATTTTTGACTATATGGGTAGGATTGAAGATGAGGATGTTACTGGTATTTTACAGTCGATAGAACAAATTTTGAAAGATCGAAATGAAGCACCTAAGCTTTTCAAGAAAATTTTTAACGTATTGGTTGAACTGGTTCAGAATTTGCACCATCATGGGGAGGTTCCTTCTGATTTAGATGTTGCTTATGAAAAATTTGGTGTTTTAATTTTACGTGATGAAGGGAATCAGTACAGAATTTGTGCAGGGAATTTTATTAAAATTGATGGATTAAGACTTATTCGGGATAGAATTGATCAAATTAATACTTTGTCTTCGACAGAAACTCAAAGCTTATATAGGATTATATTGAGAAATGACCAATTCTCCGAAAAAGGTGGTGGCGGACTAGGAATGGTTGACATTGCAAGAAAGAGTGGCAATAATATGGAGTATCAGTTTTTTCAATACAACCCTAATTTTTTGTTTCTTGCTATAGATGTAATTATTTAA
- a CDS encoding S41 family peptidase encodes MRSKKLFLRNVVSICLVGLFIYVGGLKAQSVKNQAIKYQNLLALIDAFYVDTVSLERLTEDAIVKVLAELDPHSVYISKDEIQEMNEPLQGSFSGIGIQFNILRDTLMVVATIPGGPSEKVGLRAGDRIIKIDNENVAAVGLKNNDVRKSLRGDKGTIVSLVVKRKREKELIDFVITRDNIPIHSLDASYMINNQIGYIKLNRFAATTSEEFLEALIKLKAENMKDMILDLRGNGGGYMQAAIEIVDQLFEADQLIVYTQGLTNPRRENISTAKGIFKDGKVVVLLDEGSASASEIVAGAIQDWDRGLILGRRSFGKGLVQRQFPLSDGSMIRLTTAHYYTPTGRCIQKSYENGLEDYHLDILNRYKSGEMISADSIHFPDSLKYNTLVKKRTVYGGGGIMPDIFIPIDTTANFKYFNLLVRKNVVYPFVVNYMDRNLKKLRNKYTNFEDFDKNFDVSEEMLQEIVSMGEKEGIEKNEEDYLAVVDDLKLHVKALLARDLWESSEYYKVVNKKNDFILKAVEVLSKPKVYQKELANE; translated from the coding sequence ATGAGGAGTAAGAAATTATTTTTGAGGAACGTGGTTTCTATCTGTTTAGTCGGCCTGTTTATTTATGTGGGTGGACTTAAGGCTCAATCAGTAAAGAATCAAGCGATAAAATATCAAAATTTGTTGGCATTAATCGATGCATTCTATGTTGATACGGTTAGTCTTGAGCGATTAACGGAGGATGCAATTGTAAAAGTGTTGGCTGAATTGGATCCGCATTCCGTTTATATCAGCAAAGATGAGATTCAGGAAATGAATGAACCCCTGCAGGGAAGTTTTAGCGGAATTGGCATTCAATTTAATATTTTGAGAGATACACTAATGGTAGTTGCAACCATTCCTGGTGGTCCGTCAGAAAAGGTTGGTTTGCGTGCCGGCGATCGGATAATAAAAATTGATAACGAAAATGTTGCTGCTGTAGGATTAAAAAACAACGATGTTCGTAAAAGTCTGCGGGGTGATAAAGGTACAATTGTTAGTCTTGTAGTAAAGAGAAAAAGAGAAAAAGAATTGATCGATTTTGTAATAACAAGAGATAATATTCCAATCCATAGTTTGGATGCCTCTTACATGATTAACAATCAAATTGGTTACATCAAGCTTAATCGATTTGCGGCAACAACTTCTGAAGAATTCCTGGAAGCTTTAATTAAATTAAAGGCTGAAAATATGAAGGATATGATTCTTGATTTAAGAGGTAATGGCGGCGGTTATATGCAGGCTGCAATCGAGATTGTTGATCAATTATTCGAAGCTGATCAATTAATCGTTTATACTCAAGGCTTAACAAATCCAAGAAGGGAAAACATATCTACTGCCAAAGGTATTTTTAAAGATGGAAAAGTTGTTGTGCTTCTTGATGAAGGATCTGCATCAGCATCCGAGATTGTAGCAGGGGCAATTCAGGATTGGGACAGAGGATTAATTCTTGGCCGAAGATCTTTTGGGAAAGGTTTGGTACAACGTCAGTTTCCATTGTCCGATGGATCTATGATTCGTCTTACAACAGCTCACTATTATACTCCAACAGGAAGATGTATTCAGAAGTCGTATGAAAATGGTTTAGAAGATTATCATTTGGATATATTGAACAGATATAAATCCGGGGAAATGATCAGTGCAGACAGCATACATTTTCCAGATTCTTTAAAGTATAATACATTAGTGAAAAAGAGAACCGTTTATGGAGGAGGAGGTATTATGCCCGATATTTTCATACCTATTGATACAACGGCTAATTTTAAATATTTCAATTTGTTGGTCCGTAAAAATGTAGTTTATCCTTTTGTTGTGAATTATATGGATCGGAATCTGAAGAAGTTGAGAAATAAATATACAAACTTTGAAGATTTTGATAAAAACTTTGATGTCAGTGAAGAGATGCTTCAAGAGATCGTTTCTATGGGAGAAAAAGAGGGGATCGAGAAAAATGAAGAGGATTATCTTGCCGTTGTTGATGATTTGAAGCTTCATGTAAAAGCGCTCCTGGCAAGGGATTTATGGGAGAGTTCGGAGTATTATAAGGTCGTAAATAAGAAGAATGATTTTATACTAAAAGCGGTAGAGGTTTTGAGTAAACCTAAGGTTTATCAGAAAGAATTAGCAAATGAATAA